In the genome of Natronomonas salina, the window GCCGAGCCGGAAGTAGTTGTACATCATCCGCTGGCCCGTCAGGTCCTCGAGGATGTCCTGGGCGATCTCGCGGTCGCGGAACGAGTACTGGAACGTCGCGGTGAAGTCGCCGAAGACGTCCAGGGCGAACGTCCCGAGCGCCAAGAAGTGTCCGGTCATCCGGCTGAGCTCACAGCCCAGCGTCCGGAGGATCTTGGCGTACTCCGGGACCTCGATGTCGGCGAGCTCCTCGGCGGCGCGGGCGTACGCCCACTCGTTGGGCATGTTCGCCGTGTAGTCCCACCGGTCAGGGTACGGCATGATCTGGTGCCGGTAGGTGTTCTGCTCGCACATCTGCTCCTCGCAGCGGTGGAGGTAGCCGATGTCCGGCTCGACGTCGACGATCTGCTCGCCGTCGAGGACGGCCTCGATGTGGAGGACGCCGTGGGTGGCGGGGTGGTGCGGGCCGATGTTGATGAACATCGTGTCGGACTCCGCCTCGACCTCGCCGCCGGTCTGATCGGACTTCGCCTCGCCGGCGCGCTGGTCCGGTTCGATCGGGTTGGCGTGCTCGCGGTAGGCGACGACCTGCGGCTGCTCGGGGTTGTAGTCCTGGGCGAGCGGGTGGCCCTGCCAGGTCTCCGGCAGGAGGATGCGCTCCATCTGCGGGTGGCCCTCGTAGTCGATGCCGACGAGGTCGTAGGCCTCGCGCTCGTGCCAGTCGGCCGTCCGGTAGACCGGCTCGGCCGTCTGGGAGACTGGGTCGTCCTTCGACGCGGGGACCACGACGCCGACCTCCTGGGTCCGGTCGTCGTACTTCGTCAGGTGGTAGATGGACTCGTAGCGGTCGTCGTACTCCTGGGCCGTCAGACAGGAGAGGTGGTCGAAGCCGGCCTCGTCCCGGAGCGCGTACAGCGCGTCCTGGACCTCGTCGGGTCGGACGACGAACGCCTCGGCGTTGACGTGCGTCTCGCGGCCGATGACGGTATCGCCCAGCAGGTCCGCGAGCTCCTCGTAGTCGACCTGTCCCTCCTCGGTCTCGCCGACGTCCGTGGGACGGGGTTTCTCCAGGCTCATGGCGAGTCGACCCAGTTGTACCGCATGACGAGGTCGTCCTCGTCGATCTGGTCTGCGAGGTGCTGTACCAGTTCGTCGCGGTCGAGGTCGCCGAACTGCTCGAGCTCGTAGGACTTCACCACGACCGGCGAGGACTCGCCGTTGGCGATGCGCTCCTGGAGCTTCGCGATGCCGTAGATCAGCGCCTCCGGCCGGGGCGGACAGCCCGGGACCTGGATGTCGACCGGGATGATCTGTTCGGCGCCCTTGACGACGTTGTACCCCTCGTGGAAGGGGCCGCCGGACGCCGTGCAGTTGCCCATCCCGACGACGAACTTGGGTTCGGGCATCTGGTCGTACACGCGCTTCATCCGCGGGCCGAACTTCGAGACGATCGTCCCGGGGACGATCATCACGTCGGCCTGCCGCGGCGACGCCCGGGGGACGCCGGCACCGAAGCGATCGAGGTCGTGTTTGATCGCGTAGGTGTGCATCATCTCGATGCTGCAGCAGGCGATCCCGAACTGCATCATGAACATCGACGAGCTCCGCACCCAGTTCATGAACTTGTCGAACTTCGTGAGGATGAACGGCGTCGAGCCGAACGCCTCACGCAGCTTCGAGTTGAACCGGTTGTCGACACCCTTCCCCATCCGGGATTCCTGCGTCGATACTGTGTCGTGGAGTTCCTGTTCGCTGCTCATAGTTCACTCTTGATTTCCGCCCGCTCGCTCCTGACCCAGCGAACGGCACCGTTCCGCCACGCCCACACGAGCCCGACCAGCAGGATGACGAGGAAGACGAGCATCGGACCCAGCACCCGCGTCAGTCCGAACTCGGCAACCGCGTCGCTGTAAATCAGCGCCCACGG includes:
- a CDS encoding NADH-quinone oxidoreductase subunit D — encoded protein: MSLEKPRPTDVGETEEGQVDYEELADLLGDTVIGRETHVNAEAFVVRPDEVQDALYALRDEAGFDHLSCLTAQEYDDRYESIYHLTKYDDRTQEVGVVVPASKDDPVSQTAEPVYRTADWHEREAYDLVGIDYEGHPQMERILLPETWQGHPLAQDYNPEQPQVVAYREHANPIEPDQRAGEAKSDQTGGEVEAESDTMFINIGPHHPATHGVLHIEAVLDGEQIVDVEPDIGYLHRCEEQMCEQNTYRHQIMPYPDRWDYTANMPNEWAYARAAEELADIEVPEYAKILRTLGCELSRMTGHFLALGTFALDVFGDFTATFQYSFRDREIAQDILEDLTGQRMMYNYFRLGGVAWDIPEPREEFFEKTRDFLDDLPEKVKEYHNLLTSNEIFQLRCVGTGELPPEVAKQYGATGPVARGSGVDYDVRRDDPYGYYPELDWDVVTEDGADNYSRVLVRMREVEESAKIVSQCIDLLEEWPEEERNIQSNVPRTLKPEADKEVYKAVENAKGELGVYIRSDGTDQPARFKIRSPCYHNLHTLRDMVEGEFIPDLVASLGSLDIVLGEVDR
- a CDS encoding NADH-quinone oxidoreductase subunit B produces the protein MSSEQELHDTVSTQESRMGKGVDNRFNSKLREAFGSTPFILTKFDKFMNWVRSSSMFMMQFGIACCSIEMMHTYAIKHDLDRFGAGVPRASPRQADVMIVPGTIVSKFGPRMKRVYDQMPEPKFVVGMGNCTASGGPFHEGYNVVKGAEQIIPVDIQVPGCPPRPEALIYGIAKLQERIANGESSPVVVKSYELEQFGDLDRDELVQHLADQIDEDDLVMRYNWVDSP